Proteins encoded by one window of Bacteroidota bacterium:
- a CDS encoding T9SS type A sorting domain-containing protein — MKAKTTQLFLLLLVSLKLSSSVQVKNLNIRLNTNESISVDIDSDGTSDYKFTVSYFPDLYQGSYEYFVGIKSINSINSVSSGLVGSYYDGTTQKKAAAAYPTNTNSSSFSSSQLSTGWGSGSDYYSIANNYLYNWFQSPSNVRPYIFVKFLAGDGTFHYGWIEIHADVVSGGGYLDIVNVGWETTHNTHVLAGSTTSLACVLDFSLSTTPINPCNNMPKGKIKSTIISGTAPFQYEWNNGNTTPNLNTAYPGTYVLKVTDAKGCTSTMGTVLTKVTQPTNTASLPFNEGFSSTTFIPTGWKYTPPVTNNKWKRVTGVGAFGTSTSCAVITHHSTNAVNKQQDALETPYVNVSGANNSLALTFDVAYAQRGIKKDSLLIFINTDCSNTWQQVYAKGGSSLKTAPATNASFKPTSSQWRKETINLAAYSSASNVKVRIVSVGNKGNNIYVDNVKLTYTPTAVPVASFTATTYNFCASGTFKPTNTSIGVPTGYTWFMPGATPSTSTAKHPTIKFTAPGTYNVTLIAKNSIGNSTPFTKQVVVGNCKVADENEISGENNEEELVIESETIVENNLEVMAYPNPTNGEITIYTSSPADKIQVVNMLGTVVADITTPTQLHTINLAQQTNGIYFVKVLQSNTVQMIRVVKQ; from the coding sequence ATGAAAGCAAAAACAACCCAATTATTTTTGCTGCTTTTAGTTTCATTAAAACTAAGCAGCAGTGTTCAAGTAAAAAACCTTAATATTCGCTTAAACACCAATGAGTCTATTAGCGTAGACATTGACAGTGATGGCACATCTGACTATAAATTTACGGTCTCCTATTTTCCGGATTTATATCAGGGATCCTACGAATATTTTGTTGGAATAAAATCGATTAATAGCATCAACTCTGTTTCTAGTGGGCTTGTTGGTAGCTATTATGATGGCACTACACAAAAAAAAGCCGCAGCTGCATATCCAACCAATACAAACTCGAGCAGCTTTTCGAGTAGTCAACTGTCAACTGGTTGGGGAAGTGGTTCCGACTATTATTCAATCGCCAATAATTATCTGTATAACTGGTTTCAATCACCATCTAACGTTAGGCCGTATATATTTGTAAAGTTCCTTGCCGGTGATGGCACCTTTCATTACGGGTGGATTGAGATACATGCAGATGTTGTTTCTGGTGGTGGATATTTGGATATTGTAAATGTTGGCTGGGAAACAACACACAATACACATGTATTGGCAGGCTCAACCACATCTCTAGCATGTGTATTAGACTTTAGTTTATCTACCACACCTATAAATCCTTGTAATAATATGCCAAAAGGAAAAATTAAAAGCACTATTATATCAGGGACAGCACCTTTTCAATATGAATGGAACAATGGGAATACAACTCCAAACCTTAATACAGCTTATCCCGGTACATATGTTTTGAAAGTAACGGATGCAAAAGGCTGCACTTCAACAATGGGTACAGTTCTAACAAAAGTTACTCAACCCACAAATACAGCCAGCTTGCCATTTAACGAAGGATTTTCTTCCACCACATTCATTCCTACCGGCTGGAAATACACGCCACCCGTAACAAATAACAAATGGAAACGTGTTACCGGTGTTGGTGCGTTTGGAACAAGCACCAGCTGCGCGGTTATTACACACCACAGCACCAATGCTGTAAACAAACAACAGGATGCGTTAGAAACGCCATATGTAAATGTTTCAGGAGCCAACAACTCTCTGGCACTAACATTTGATGTAGCTTATGCACAACGAGGAATCAAAAAAGATTCGTTACTTATTTTCATAAATACAGATTGTAGCAATACTTGGCAGCAAGTATATGCTAAAGGAGGAAGCTCTCTTAAAACTGCTCCTGCTACTAATGCATCCTTCAAACCTACTAGCTCACAGTGGCGTAAAGAAACTATTAACCTTGCCGCATACTCTAGTGCTAGTAATGTGAAAGTAAGAATTGTAAGTGTAGGAAATAAAGGGAATAATATTTATGTAGACAATGTTAAACTTACATATACACCAACAGCTGTGCCTGTAGCAAGCTTTACCGCAACTACCTATAATTTTTGTGCTAGCGGTACATTTAAACCAACCAACACTAGTATTGGTGTGCCAACTGGCTATACCTGGTTTATGCCGGGTGCTACACCAAGCACTTCTACCGCTAAGCATCCAACCATTAAATTTACTGCACCGGGTACATACAATGTTACTCTTATTGCAAAGAACAGTATTGGCAACAGTACTCCATTTACAAAGCAAGTAGTAGTGGGCAATTGCAAAGTTGCAGATGAAAATGAAATTAGCGGTGAGAACAACGAAGAGGAACTAGTTATTGAAAGTGAAACTATAGTAGAAAACAATTTGGAAGTAATGGCATATCCAAATCCTACGAATGGAGAAATAACCATATACACCAGCTCTCCGGCTGATAAAATTCAAGTTGTAAACATGCTAGGAACTGTTGTTGCAGACATAACAACACCAACACAACTACACACCATTAATCTTGCACAACAAACTAATGGAATTTATTTTGTAAAAGTTCTACAATCTAATACAGTGCAAATGATTAGAGTGGTTAAACAGTAG
- a CDS encoding DUF1905 domain-containing protein, giving the protein MEKPLINKKYTLEKFHGKGGWTFARIPEIKQDKKAHFGWRKVKGTIDGYEIKKYHLMPMGNGMLFLPVRAEIRKKIGKKEGDSVHVILYPDNEPLEVPEEMLLCMQDEPEALRFFNSISESERKYYIQWIYSAKKEETKINRLAKTINRLFKGMKMYDKEE; this is encoded by the coding sequence GTGGAAAAACCATTAATAAATAAAAAATACACATTAGAAAAATTCCATGGCAAAGGAGGTTGGACCTTTGCGCGTATACCCGAAATTAAACAAGACAAAAAAGCACACTTTGGTTGGAGAAAGGTTAAAGGAACTATTGATGGTTATGAGATAAAAAAATACCATTTGATGCCAATGGGTAATGGAATGCTCTTTTTACCTGTGAGAGCGGAGATTCGAAAAAAAATTGGGAAGAAAGAAGGAGATAGTGTTCATGTAATTTTGTATCCCGACAATGAACCCTTAGAAGTACCGGAGGAAATGTTGCTTTGTATGCAAGATGAACCGGAAGCGTTGCGCTTTTTCAATTCAATATCTGAAAGCGAGCGTAAATACTATATACAATGGATTTATTCGGCTAAGAAAGAGGAAACAAAAATAAATAGGCTAGCAAAAACAATCAATAGACTATTTAAAGGAATGAAAATGTATGATAAAGAAGAATAA